CTGCTTGCTCCTCACTAACAACATATTCAGATTGCTTCGCTACTAAATCGTTGTTTGTGGAGAAATCACATGACATCAGATTTAAGACAGAACAAATTGTACTAATAATCAGAATGTTCCTTTTCATAGTTTTGTATTTATCGCTTTTCAAATGTATTTAGGATAAATCGCTTTATCTTAAAATGAAATGTAAAAAAATTGCAAATTTTATGTAAAAGCTTAAAACTTTAAATAAAATAGGCGCTTTTGCACAGCGTCGTTTCGATATTCCATTTACATAAATAAATTAAGTATCTTTCTTGGCGATGCAAAATCCAACCATTGCCAGACAGCCTTTGTATGTTATCCTGTTACTTATTCTGGCAGGAGAAGCTGTATTTATACTTCCCTTTGTATTGGCAAGAGTATTCCGACCCACATTTTTAGATGTTTTTGAACTCACCAACCTGGAATTGGGAACCTGCTTCTCGGTATACGGAATCGTTGCATTTATTTCCTATTTGCTCGGCGGCACCTTGGCCGATAAATTCAAACCCAAGATTCTTATTGCCGTTGCGCTGTTCTTAACTGCTTTAGGAGGATTGGTAATTTCAACCTATCCGTCCTATTTCGTCTTAAAGATTGTGTATGGCTATTGGGGCTTTACCACTATATTTCTGTTCTGGGCTGCCATGATAAAAGCTACCCGGGTTTGGGGTGGTACCAAGAGCCAAGGGCTTGCCTTCGGATTTTTAGATGGCGGTCGAGGCTTGGTGGCCGCAGCTTTCGGATCGCTGGGAGTTTTTGTTTTTTCATTATTAATCACTTCCGAAATTGCCGACGCGGCCTTTTCAGAACGCAAAGAAGCCTTCCGTTATGTGATACTAATTTCTTCAGCCATCATTTGCACGGTGGGAGTTTTAATTCTGCTGTTTCTGAAAACCGATGCTTCGGAAGAAATAATAGTCCAAAAAAAGACCTGGGCCGAAACCTTCTCAAATTTCAAAGTAGTTATAAAAATTCCTTCGGTTTGGTTACTTATGATCATAATATTGTGTGCCTATGTTGGTTATAAAATGACCGATGTCTTTTCACTATATGCCAAAGAAGTAATGTTGTACGACGAAATCGAGTCGGCAAAAGTAGGAACCTATCTCTTGTATATTCGACCTGTGATTGGCATCACCATCGGATTTCTGGCCGATAAGACAAAAACCTCTTTGATGATGATTCTTGGGTTTTTGGTCATGCTCTTTGGCGCCTTGATCTTTGCTTCAGGGGTAATCGAACCTTCCATGAGTCTGTTCTTTCTATTGTCGTTACTAATCACGGCAACCGGGGTGTATGCTTTCAGAACCTTATATTTTGCGGCCATGCAGGAAGGTCATATTCCGCTGGCTGTCACAGGAACGGCTGTAGGCATAATTTCCCTAATTGGCTATACACCCGATATTTTTATGGGACCCGCCATGGGATACCTACTGGACAATTCGCCGGGCGAATTGGGACACCAGCATGTTTTCTTGATGTTAGCCGCATTTTCTGGATTGGGGCTAATTACGGCTTTTAGGTTTTATTGGTTGGATAAAAGTATTTATCGCACAAAAAAAAAGGTCTGAGAACTTAATCGCTATCAGACCTTAATTATAACCCTATTTAATTAAAAAGTTATTATGGAATATTAGACTGTCCAGCACAGGACTGGATTCTGCCTTTGTCTCTTCCGCTAATAAGACCGGCTGCCTTCCATTCGTTGGTAAGGTGCGCCACACAACTCACGAAATCTCCATGGTTGGCCGCTGCTGCTGCACAATCACCGATTAGGTCATTCATAGTACTGCATCCAATAAATACATTGGCTACGCCAGAGTCACAACCATCAATATTCACAGTAGCATCCATATTGGAATTTGGGTGCGGATCTACATCGTCATTGCAACCATCACCGTCGGCGTCGCAAAAACTTCCGGAAACTACAATACTATATGCTTGGAGACCGCTTGTACAAGCTCCTCCAATAAAGTCCCAAACTGC
This genomic stretch from Ulvibacter sp. MAR_2010_11 harbors:
- a CDS encoding nitrate/nitrite transporter, whose protein sequence is MQNPTIARQPLYVILLLILAGEAVFILPFVLARVFRPTFLDVFELTNLELGTCFSVYGIVAFISYLLGGTLADKFKPKILIAVALFLTALGGLVISTYPSYFVLKIVYGYWGFTTIFLFWAAMIKATRVWGGTKSQGLAFGFLDGGRGLVAAAFGSLGVFVFSLLITSEIADAAFSERKEAFRYVILISSAIICTVGVLILLFLKTDASEEIIVQKKTWAETFSNFKVVIKIPSVWLLMIIILCAYVGYKMTDVFSLYAKEVMLYDEIESAKVGTYLLYIRPVIGITIGFLADKTKTSLMMILGFLVMLFGALIFASGVIEPSMSLFFLLSLLITATGVYAFRTLYFAAMQEGHIPLAVTGTAVGIISLIGYTPDIFMGPAMGYLLDNSPGELGHQHVFLMLAAFSGLGLITAFRFYWLDKSIYRTKKKV